The following nucleotide sequence is from Rhineura floridana isolate rRhiFlo1 chromosome 9, rRhiFlo1.hap2, whole genome shotgun sequence.
GGttatttggggtgggggtagTGCACGCTGAGGGGTCAATGTGTttttggaggtgggggagaggagaagagagttTATACGAAGCTGGCCTGAGCAGGAATGAATTGGGAGTGGGGCTGGGGATCTGGTAAAGTATGGAAAGGCGGGAAAGAGCGGCTGTTGAGCGGGGAGTAAATAGCTGGGGTGGGAAAGTGTTCCTCCCACAGATCTGCGGCAGGTAAAGGGTGGGACTCGGCGGGTAAGCGGCTGGTACTTATTTCCTTgttattttctctttttctctctccctttccccctcgTCCGTCTTCAGGGACGGTTGCCATAGCCATGGGCAAAGGCGACCCCAATAAGCCTCGGGGCAAAATGTCCTCGTACGCTTATTTCGTGCAGACGTGCCGCGAAGAGCACAAGAAAAAGCACCCTGAGTCTTCGGTCAACTTTGCTGAGTTCTCCAAGAAATGTTCTGAGCGATGGCGGGTAAGAAGCGACTCCGCCAGAGGCCCAGTCCGGGCCCGCCTCGCCTTGCGTGCTAGGCCCCGCCTCCAGCTCTGGACCTTCCCTCCTGTGAGGTTGGCGCGCGTTGCAGTTGCAAGCGCCCGCCCAAGTGCTTAAAAGGCGGTAACTGAGTTGGAGCCGGCCCTTCCACTGATCCCGCCTGATTAAACCGCTTTAACTGTTGGATTCTttcaccctcccccccaaaaattccaGATTTTCACTGTGTGGCCACGGTTTATGGAAGCGTTAAGGTCAGGAAGTGTGAGTGTTGTGACCAGGGCTGGAAGTATTTCAGCAAGTTTAAAGTTGTTAGACCTTTCCTGGGAATGTGAGATtaggtatgttttttaaaaaggagagaggaaaaaacatcCTGTGGCTGGTAATGAGttacagaaaataaaattaagGCTGAAACCCTCTACCaccttctgagtaaacttgaaTTGTATTCTATTATAAATAGAAACCATTTTTAAACAGCTCTTAAGCTTTGCTGTTTGAGAACTGATTTTGTCACAGACACATTCTTGCTGTTCTACCTGGCAACAATATGGTCCAGGGTAGTGGGCAAGCAGAATGTGCTGAAATCTAGTATTAGAAATAGGCTAACTGCTTCCAAATCACGTTCACAAAATTGAGTGCCCAGCTCCCaacattaaaatgtgtttttcatTACAGAAAAGCATTGGGAGTTCCTGCGTTTGTCATTTTTAAGATCCTCAGAATTTCTTCAGGACAAAATTGCAGATtaccaggacagcttacaaagcAAAATTGACTAAAACTATGATAACAAATGTAAAACCCGCAGTATAGAAGCAGTCGCCATAGGGAAGTTGTAATTGTTTGCACCATGTTACCCATTCCTGCCTctcatatttattattgttattatttgtatgccacctttccacagctgagccatgcTGAAGGCAGCTTACAATGTCGAAAAATCACATGATTCATTCTaacaattacaaaaataaaacaaaatatagtcaaACCACAGTCATATATTTAGATatattctgaggtggtttacaTAACACCTTTGGTTTTGGTGATGTTGCTTTACTTTAAACTGCCTCATGTACAAAAGGTGTGGATAAATGCTATACAAATGTGTGTCATTTCTCAAGGCAATATCTGTGGCATTTGAAAAAGGAACACCTGTAGGGACCTTTGGTGCATCCATATAAGCAACAAAACATTTATAGTCTTGGAATACCCCTATTATTTGAAGTCTTGCAAATGGTTGTAGAAGAAATCAGTGAATCCCAACTCTTTTCTTGTggcttttatttggcagaaatTGCTGTTCTTCAGTGACCCATAGGGTTCAAGGGTTCCTAGGTCAATAAAATGCTGCAAGCTAACCAAATAACATTAAAGAGTTTAAAACAATCATTTTTAGGGTTTATTTTTGGGGCAGTGTAGAAGATTACTACTTTTCTCTGCACTTTCGCTGGGGGCTCTTGGGTGCCCAGAGTCCAAATGAGAAAAAGAGCATACTTCACATAGGAGGGGGTTTAAACACATTTTTCCTCTTCATAGACAATGTCTGCAAAAGAAAAGGGCAAGTTTGAAGACATGGCAAAAGGTGACAAAGCTCGTTATGAAAGGGAGATGAAAAACTATATTCCTCCTAAaggggagaagaagaaaaaggatcCCAATGCCCCCAAAAGGCCACCGTAAGTTAATCTTCATTAGTCATAGATATCTGTTTTTGTTATCTATAGCTTAAACCAATTTGCCTGCTGGTTACTGCAAATTAGATTTCAAAGTTAATGAAACTATTAACAAACATTTTAGAACACTTCTATCACCTTGAACTAGAATCATTATGTTGAAAAGTTGTGTGTGACATCTTGTTCTTGTTTATCCTTTAGATCTGCTTTCTTCCTGTTTTGTTCTGAGCATCGTCCAAAGATAAAAAGTGAACACCCTGGCTTGTCTATTGGGAATACAGCAAAAAAACTAGGTGAAATGTGGTCTGAGCAAACAGCTAAAGACAAACAACCCTTTGAGCAGAAGGCAGCAAAGCTAAAGGAGAAATATGAAAAGGTACTCTTACTTTTAATTTTCTATCAATGTGCTTTATGCTATAGCATATAAACAATATCTTGTATTGTGCACTGAAAACTACTGGAGCTGGGATTACTTGGCAAATATTAATTTTGATACAGTAATGACCTAGAAAATAGTCTATGGGCACAGGATACAACTTGTACTGGTGAGCTTCAATGGCGGTGGCCCTGAGCATGCTCTGTATTGAGACACCACCTGAGAAACTGGGTAAAAAAGTAATAGGATGCTAAGTCTTCCTGTAGAGCATTGCTGTAGTTCCTTAAGTTTCACGCTCTTACATCCGATGTTGGTGTTAAAGGGACATGGAAACTAGGGTTATTTGTTACTTTTGGGGGTGGGAGAGTGAATAGAAGCTGTCAAGACATGGCATGACTGTCAGAAAAGAGTGAATGTTTGAAACCAGGACCTGAAGAACAAATGGGGGGGAAATCCCAGTTAATATTTCTGAAGATAGGTTTTCAAATTAAGGCTGTGAGTGCTCAACTTTCTGTGTTGCTGTTGCAGGATGTTGCAGCATACCGTGCCAAGGGTAAGAGTGATGCAGGAAAGAAAGGTCCAGGTAGGCCAGCAGGCTCCAAGAAGAAGGCAGAacctgaggaagaggaggaggaggaggaagatgaagaggaggaagatgatgaagaagaggaggaggaggaagatgaagaGTGAAGTTATAACCTGCTGTAAAGATTTTGTGCTCAAAAAGTCCATGATTTTGCTAAGAATGTGAAGTGCAGCTCATTGTTAGCTTCAGTATAAAAACTGTACAGAATTGTGTATAGGTGATGTGATTCTCTGTAGGGAAACCTGTATTCTAATGTAAGTAGTAGCTAAAGGCCGCTACTGTTAGATTTTGAAAGCTGATATTGTCCAATGTTCAGGCATATTTAATGGTTCTTTGAAATTCAGTGACTGCTTGATTTTGAGCAAAGTAAGAAAAGGTAGTAAAATTGGTAGTAACCTTGTCTTGCATACTATTGCATTGTATTActtttttaacaattttgtaataaAATGATGTACATTATTCTTGTTACTATAATGTAGCGTTAATTTGCTGAAGCTGTGTCATTAAGGGTATTTACAACTAAAACCTTCTCCAAACCAGTAggccaaaatatttggagggtatgactcccatcattcctgcctaTTGGCCCTTGGTGGGActaatggtagttgtagtccaaaacttctggagggcatcaggttgaggaaggatGATGTAAAAAGCTACATTACATTTAATTCATATTGCCACTTTGGAAACTGAAGAGTTGCTGCAATTTTTCTTGCAATTTTCATGTTGTAAAGCAGGAGTGGTGAACTTGAAGCTCTCCAGAAgttgagactacaactcccatccctgaccatgctgatgGTAGTATCACATGTTTTTCAAATGATACTCTAGTGGTACTTGCACAAGATTTTTCAGACTACGAGTTCAGGCCTAATAAGTATAGGAGATCATTAAAATGTCAGATTTTGCACATTCTTAGTTGGTTTATGTTCAAAAGTGGCTTGAGACAGCTGTGGGTGGGTTTCAGAAGTTGCTTGCTTTGTGGTTGGACTTAAAGGACAGACATCTCCCCAAGAAGTGTTTCTTCAGCTCATCCCCCTCATTGAGGCTGCAATATAAATTGCTTAGGAATGAATGGCAAACTTGATATACTTTGCAGAAGAGGCTGTGAGCTCCTTGCTCACTGTTTTCTGTTTTAACTTACGGATAGTATGTCAGGTCAATATAGTATTTTGCATAAGGAGCCTTGCGATTCCTATACATTGGATCCCAAGGAGTAGTTTTTGCCTGAGTAGTACTTGCACAACTTTCTGGTACATGATCTTTGACACTGCAGACCAGAACGCAATATGTATTTTTGGGAGGCTAATGTGAATTTTTGACACAGGCCTTTTTTAGGATGGGGTGAATTTAGCTAGAGATCCTACCTTTGGCTCAAGGTACTTGGGCAACCCCTAatactgtatgcaattttgctagTAGACAAGTGAGTGTTCATAGGTAACAGCATAAAGATTATAAATGCTATAGACTAGGAGTGGGAAACTTCAGGCCTCAGTCTGGTCCTTAGGCCTCCCAAAACCATGTTCCTTGGTTATCTCTGTTCCATGCCATCCTTGAATACTTGAATGGGTGAAATTAATACTCGTAAACATACTGAATTGTAGTAATGCCTTGTTTGCCTGATTGGAGAGAATGGGGGT
It contains:
- the HMGB2 gene encoding high mobility group protein B2, with the translated sequence MGKGDPNKPRGKMSSYAYFVQTCREEHKKKHPESSVNFAEFSKKCSERWRTMSAKEKGKFEDMAKGDKARYEREMKNYIPPKGEKKKKDPNAPKRPPSAFFLFCSEHRPKIKSEHPGLSIGNTAKKLGEMWSEQTAKDKQPFEQKAAKLKEKYEKDVAAYRAKGKSDAGKKGPGRPAGSKKKAEPEEEEEEEEDEEEEDDEEEEEEEDEE